AAATGCAACtacttatgtttgtttgtttttaagaccGGAAAGAATTATTAATGAAGCTTCAAAGATTTCATTTTCAGCAGCAGTCTCACAAAATCTGGTTTATATGGCTTTCTGTTTTGATCGGTCCTAATCCTCTGAACTTGCCACAGACCTGTAACACAATGATAATTCAGATTCTCACAAATAACCCTGAGACGATATAAGGACCAGAACTGCCTCCTGAATGATCAAAGAAAGGTTTGATCATAGCGTGCACCTTTTTATGTCAGGTGTTGTAATACTTAAGAGCTATTTGATGTGAGCACAGGGCATATGTGGTGATCCTGTGTGCCGGGACACTACTTGGAAACAGCTTTTCAGTACatctctttgttttcttactcTGATCAAGATATGTGCTGGCATTGTTTTCTAGTTGGAATTTGAAAAGTCCCAGGTGAAGAAGTTTGAGAAAGAGCAGAAGAAGCTCTCCAGCCAGCTGGAGGAGGAGCGCTCCCGCCACAAGCAGCTGTCGTCCATGCTGGTGCGCGAGTGCAAGAAGGCCACCAGCAAGGCAGCCGAGGAGGGCCAGAAGGCGGGCGAGCTGAGCCTGCGGCTGGAGAAGGAGAGGAGCCGGGCGAGCAGGCTGGAGGAAGAGCTGGCCGCCGAGAGGAAGCGAGGCTTGCAGACCGAGGCCCAGGTGGAAAAGCAGTTGTCCGAGTTCGACATTGAAAGAGAACAGCTGAGAGCAAAACTGACCCGAGAGGAGAAGCGGACCAGGAGCCTGAAGGAAGAGACGGAGAGTTTGAAGAGGATAGTGAAGGACCTGGAGGCTTCTCACCAGCAGAGTAGCCCCCGTGAGCAACTGAAGAAACCGGTGACCGTGTCTAAAGGCACAGCAACTGAACCTCCCGTGCTGGTGTCTGTATTTTGCCAAACAGAGAGTTTTCAGGCAGAAAGAACCCACGGGAGCAGCATCGCCAAGGTGGCCACCACTGGGCTGCCTGGTCCCACCACTCCTACTTACTCTTATGCAAAAACCAATGGCCATTTTGACCCAGAGCTGCAGACCACCAAGGAGTTGATGACAGGCAGCAGTGGGGAAAACCAAGTGCCTCCACGAGAGAAGTCAGCGGGATTGGCCCAAGAGAAGGCAGTAGAGAACGGCGGGTGTCCTGTGGGAACAGAGGTTCCAGGCCCCACGCCCGGTCACCTGCCTTCCAGTGGGAGCTCACCATCTCCCAGCAGCACAGCCTCTTCCTCACTCACGTCCTCTCCTTGCTCCTCTCCAGTACTAACTAAGCGCTTATTGGGGTCCTCAGCTAGCAGCCCTGGCTACCAGTCATCCTACCAAGTAGGGATCAACCAGCGTTTCCATGCCGCTCGGCACAAATTTCAGTCCCAAGCAGATCAGGACCAGCAAGCTAGTGGTCTCCAGAGCCCTCCTTCCAGGGATCTGTCCCCCACCCTCATGGACAACTCGGCCGCCAAGCAGCTAGCCCGAAACACAGTCACTCAGGTGCTCTCCAGATTCACTAACCAACAAGGGCCAATCAAGCCTGTCTCTCCTAACAGCTCCCCCTTTGGCACAGACTATCGAAATCTGGCCAACACTGCCAACCCAAGAGGTGACACCAGCCATTCACCTACTCCAGGGAAAGTGTCCAGTCCTCTGAGCCCCCTGTCTCCGGGGATCAAGTCCCCTACTATCCCCAGAGCTGAGAGAGGAAACCCTCCACCCATCCCACCCAAAAAACCCGGCCTCACTCCTTCTCCATCTGCTACCGCTCCACTGACCAAAACTCATTCCCAGCCCTCCTCTTTGACCACCACAGAAGACCTTGCCAGCAACTGCTCTTCTAATGCTGTTGTAGCCAACGGCAAGGACGTTGAGCTACTTCTGCCTACCAGCAGCTAGTCTTGAGGAGGGAGTCTCCACATATGACATTCCATCAGATTTCATCCAGGAGCTCCGAATCAAACCGTTGAGTCAAATcgtgttatttattttgatagtGACTGAAACCATCTGAGTAATACATTTAGTGTATTTcacctttttctatttttttaagtagaaactGAGTAGTTTGGGTTTTTATGACTCACATCTTTGTACTAAAGCTAGAAGGGCACCTCAAAGATGTCTAAGCTCCAGACACCATCATGTTATGATGGAGAAAGCTAATTGAGTACCAGGTGGTGATTTGCTGTCTATTTGGGGACGAGAATCACCCaacattcattttaaattatgcGGAAGTGGTTCATGGAGATTTTTATTCCAGATGAACATGTTTTAAAAGTGCCTGAAATTAGACTGCCATATGAATGTGATTCTGCAGCAGAAACACAAAATGGATCATTTAATTGCAAAAAAATGAGATCCTCTGTGAATTCTGAATGTTACAAACCAACACTGCTTTTAATCCTCTCTGACTGTTTTTAATACAAGCTTTGTGTTCAGAAACAAGGCTGCATAAGCAGAATGGGAATCCTGAAGGTGGGTGTGAACTCGCCACAGAGCTGAGCTCTACGGAGCCCTTGAGAAACCCTCCCGGACGTGAAGCAGTTGGGGTGCTGATTTTCTTGCACTTTTGAAAACTTACATCGCTCCCAGTTTCCTGCATAGACTGAAATCACATCTTCTTCAGGCATCTACTGTTGTGTAAGGAACTTCTGATTCCGACTGCTGTTACTTGAATAGGAAATGGTTATTCATTCTGTGTAAAAGGTTTGCAACAGAATGAGATCTTTAGTCTGTAATCAAAAAGCAATAACTTAAAATTCACTGTCTTTGTAATATTATGAGTCAGAATTATACAGGTTTTAAGCTAATCGTTACTCTTCTCCAAGTTACCAGCACTTGGTGTCTGTATCTGTGGAACCAAATTAACTTTTGCCTAAATGGAAGTATACATATATCTGTATAGATACACACCCCATTACGTGtttaacatacacacacttaaacaCATGAATATTAGTGTGATTATATCTTTGGAGTTTGCAATACAGCataaaagaagagcagaaatgCGTGTTAAGATTACCTACCAAAGCAACCAGCTGTAGTTGAGACCCAGTCAGTCAAAAGGAGGAgtcttgtccatggggagggggaaattcaaaatgaaatcaGGTCTTCAGCATCATAAAAAGACATGGCCAAACTAATGCAGTGTCACAAAGCTGGTCATAGAAATGAGTGACACAGTTCACTCACTGCAGTGACGTGTGACAGCTGGGAGGAGTAGGGGTTGTCCCAGACCTAGGCGCCCAAGCCCTGTTGAAAAGGCCACCCCTGCTGGGCCTCAGCTGCTTGTCGCCATGCCAGAATGCTCAACCGGGGTTTCCAGCTCCTCACATTTCCTCAAAATCTAAATTTTCACAAGAAACATTCTCATTTTTAGATACcaagaactgatttttaaaactcttcaatACCTCTGGTTGAACAAACACTTCTGCAGCTGGATTTAGCTCACAGGCTGCCAACTTGCAACCTCTTTCATTCTAGAACCTTCCGTCATTTCCATCACAGCAAGTTTGTGAGGACAAATGCCCCCAGACTTCCCAAATTGTTGGCTAGCACAGCCGACAAACCACATAGAATAATGGCTATCCTCCTCCTCCAAGCAGGACTGCCTGCAGCCCAGCTCAGACGTGGTGGTTATATGACTTTGTGTCCACAAGGATGGAGAGGCCTTGGTCCTCACATACATTCTAGCCAACATCTATCCAGCAGCCCCCGACCTCCTGCTATAGTTTAAACCTGTTACCTGTTAATCCAATATGAGttgctgggggaagggcaggtgATGGAAATCAAGGAGTGAGTCACTATGGAGTACATTGGTATCTCCACAGCTTATGGTTTGGCTAAAGCCAAcacatcaaaaaaattaaaatgctattaATGCCCCAGCATGCCTACTAAATGATGGAGGGGTTATCTTAAACTGTCCAAAGCAATCATGCATTTATTCCTGTCCGTAGTCAGATGAACTGTGCTGATGATAAAATAGCTGAACTTTCTAAACA
This Camelus bactrianus isolate YW-2024 breed Bactrian camel chromosome 9, ASM4877302v1, whole genome shotgun sequence DNA region includes the following protein-coding sequences:
- the CTTNBP2NL gene encoding CTTNBP2 N-terminal-like protein — protein: MNLEKLSKPELLTLFSILEGELEARDLVIEALKAQHRDTFIEERYGKYNISDPLMALQRDFETLKEKNDGEKQPVCTNPLSILKVVMKQCKNMQERMLSQLAAAESRHRKVILDLEEERQRHAQDTAEGDDVTYMLEKERERLTQQLEFEKSQVKKFEKEQKKLSSQLEEERSRHKQLSSMLVRECKKATSKAAEEGQKAGELSLRLEKERSRASRLEEELAAERKRGLQTEAQVEKQLSEFDIEREQLRAKLTREEKRTRSLKEETESLKRIVKDLEASHQQSSPREQLKKPVTVSKGTATEPPVLVSVFCQTESFQAERTHGSSIAKVATTGLPGPTTPTYSYAKTNGHFDPELQTTKELMTGSSGENQVPPREKSAGLAQEKAVENGGCPVGTEVPGPTPGHLPSSGSSPSPSSTASSSLTSSPCSSPVLTKRLLGSSASSPGYQSSYQVGINQRFHAARHKFQSQADQDQQASGLQSPPSRDLSPTLMDNSAAKQLARNTVTQVLSRFTNQQGPIKPVSPNSSPFGTDYRNLANTANPRGDTSHSPTPGKVSSPLSPLSPGIKSPTIPRAERGNPPPIPPKKPGLTPSPSATAPLTKTHSQPSSLTTTEDLASNCSSNAVVANGKDVELLLPTSS